A genomic region of Miscanthus floridulus cultivar M001 chromosome 3, ASM1932011v1, whole genome shotgun sequence contains the following coding sequences:
- the LOC136544406 gene encoding GDSL esterase/lipase At4g10955-like, whose protein sequence is MESDEYMNRTHTGEVLAPAWWESFNFRRLKTIRYECECLLCETMTRLSSSFGAHRPCSIYGAILEHVPPAGGVLRHPSAPRYIVAFRGTILRRHQHQHEQQHQHTVFCDMHLNLRILANKQHGCGRFRDARKEVGRLLDSVADGSHVAPAAVWLVGH, encoded by the coding sequence ATGGAGAGCGACGAGTACATGAACAGGACGCACACCGGCGAGGTTCTCGCGCCGGCGTGGTGGGAGAGCTTCAACTTCCGGCGGCTCAAAACGATCAGGTACGAATGCGAGTGCCTGCTCTGCGAGACCATGACCAGGCTGTCCTCCTCCTTCGGAGCCCACCGGCCATGCTCCATCTACGGAGCCATCCTAGAGCACGTGCCCCCGGCCGGCGGCGTGCTCCGCCACCCGTCGGCTCCACGCTACATCGTGGCCTTCCGGGGAACCATTCTCCGgcggcaccagcaccagcacgagCAGCAGCATCAGCACACGGTTTTCTGCGACATGCACCTGAACCTCCGGATACTTGCCAACAAGCAGCACGGCTGCGGCCGCTTCCGCGACGCCCGTAAAGAGGTCGGCAGGCTcctggactccgtcgccgacggCAGCCATGTCGCCCCCGCCGCCGTCTGGCTCGTGGGCCACTAG
- the LOC136544405 gene encoding GDSL esterase/lipase At4g10955-like: MEPLFQTLAPWVPELYVHERDIVCQGFIDYFEQRQKMLDRLRPVAEVAMKLSLRDMLISFHSTDPAESGEDQRVRPHLLPSARLWKNSSYHYAHGLEQWWKPDNELRLSSRRYSDRGAEAELLYG, translated from the coding sequence ATGGAGCCGCTGTTCCAGACGCTGGCGCCGTGGGTGCCCGAGCTGTACGTCCACGAGAGGGACATCGTCTGCCAGGGCTTCATCGACTACTTCGAGCAGCGGCAGAAGATGCTGGACCGGCTCCGGCCCGTCGCCGAGGTGGCCATGAAGCTGTCTCTCCGTGACATGCTCATATCCTTTCACAGCACCGACCCCGCCGAGAGCGGCGAGGACCAGCGAGTGCGCCCACACCTCTTGCCGTCGGCGAGGCTATGGAAGAATTCGAGCTACCACTACGCGCACGGACTTGAGCAGTGGTGGAAGCCTGACAACGAGCTGAGGTTGAGCTCCAGGCGATACAGCGATCGTGGAGCTGAGGCAGAGCTTCTCTATGGTTAA